One Salvia splendens isolate huo1 chromosome 22, SspV2, whole genome shotgun sequence DNA segment encodes these proteins:
- the LOC121787496 gene encoding protein BASIC PENTACYSTEINE4-like: MDESGRENTRLRMDGYHKVPVPQWNPMPQYQIKEPIAFQLNAKLMMLCNERDDTTRERDRALTEKKSALDERDAAIKQLDAAIAERDEALRERDNAIAALQFHESTMSDLVNSSARGAKRTHHPMKEDCIRDAFPVSQVPHESPVSKKGTRAKANKDAQARSARSPKKVKKMGEDLNKQVKTEGYKTEWDAQDLGSMNQIMFDESSMPGPVCSCTGVPRQCYKWGNGGWQSSCCTTSLSMYPLPQMPNKRHARMGGRKMSGSVFSRLLTRLAEAGQDLSVSVDLKEYWAKHGTNRYITIK, translated from the exons ATGGATGAAAGCGGACGAGAGAACACAAGACTGAGGATGGATGGCTACCATAAGGTGCCAGTGCCACAG TGGAATCCGATGCCCCAGTATCAGATTAAGGAGCCAATTGCATTCCAACTTAATGCCAAACTCATGATGCTCTGCAACGAAAGGGATGATACCACACGAGAGCGAGACAGAGCGCTGACTGAGAAGAAGTCGGCTTTGGATGAAAGAGATGCGGCTATTAAGCAACTAGACGCAGCAATTGCAGAGAGGGATGAAGCCCTAAGAGAACGCGACAATGCCATTGCTGCACTTCAATTCCATGAGAGCACAATGAGCGATCTAGTGAACAGTAGTGCACGTGGAGCTAAGCGTACACATCATCCTATGAAAGAAGATTGCATACGTGATGCATTTCCAGTGTCCCAGGTTCCACACGAATCTCCAGTTTCAAAGAAAGGGACGAGGGCGAAAGCTAACAAGGATGCTCAGGCGAGATCTGCTAGATCACCaaagaaagtgaagaagatgggGGAGGATCTGAATAAGCAAGTAAAAACCGAAGGCTACAAAACTGAATGGGATGCTCAGGATCTTGGTTCCATGAACCAGATAATGTTTGATGAGTCGAGCATGCCAGGGCCCGTTTGCTCATGCACTGGAGTTCCCCGGCAGTGCTACAAATGGGGCAATGGGGGCTGGCAGTCTTCATGCTGCACCACCTCCCTGTCGATGTACCCTCTGCCCCAAATGCCGAACAAGAGGCATGCACGGATGGGAGGCCGGAAAATGAGTGGGAGCGTCTTCAGCAGATTGCTCACGAGACTGGCAGAAGCCGGGCAGGATTTGTCGGTTTCGGTTGATTTGAAAGAGTACTGGGCTAAACATGGAACAAATCGCTACATTACCATCAAGTAA
- the LOC121785844 gene encoding protein BASIC PENTACYSTEINE4-like translates to MDENSRENRRHRMDYHKVPQWNAMPQHQIKEPIAYGMNARLVMLCNERDDAIRERDRAMAEKKAALDERDAAVKQLDAAVMERDEALRERDNAIAALQFHENTVNALLVSSARGSKRTHHPTREDCIRDDASYEAPVSKKGTKAKANKDSPTRSARSPKKGKKIGEDLNRQVTTDGSKAEWDAQDLGSMNQIMFDETSMPVPVCSCTGVPRQCYKWGNGGWQSSCCTTSLSVYPLPQMPNKRHARMGGRKMSGSVFSRLLTRLGAAGQDLSIPVDLKDYWAKHGTNRYITIK, encoded by the exons ATGGATGAAAACAGTCGAGAGAACAGAAGGCATCGGATGGATTATCATAAAGTTCCACAG TGGAATGCAATGCCCCAGCATCAGATTAAGGAACCAATTGCTTACGGAATGAATGCTAGACTTGTGATGCTCTGCAACGAACGGGATGATGCCATAAGAGAGCGAGACAGAGCAATGGCTGAGAAGAAGGCGGCTTTGGATGAACGAGACGCTGCAGTCAAGCAACTCGACGCAGCAGTCATGGAGCGCGACGAGGCCCTGAGAGAACGCGACAATGCCATTGCTGCCCTCCAATTCCACGAGAACACAGTGAACGCCCTATTGGTGAGTAGTGCACGGGGATCGAAGCGTACGCATCATCCTACGAGAGAAGATTGCATACGCGATGATGCATCATATGAAGCTCCCGTTTCAAAGAAAGGGACGAAAGCGAAAGCTAACAAGGATTCTCCGACGAGATCAGCTAGATCGCCAAAGAAAGGGAAGAAGATAGGGGAGGACTTGAACAGGCAAGTCACGACTGATGGATCCAAGGCTGAATGGGATGCTCAGGATCTCGGTTCCATGAACCAGATCATGTTTGATGAAACGAGCATGCCAGTGCCCGTGTGCTCGTGCACTGGAGTTCCCCGGCAGTGCTACAAGTGGGGCAACGGGGGTTGGCAGTCTTCGTGCTGCACCACCTCCCTGTCGGTGTACCCTCTCCCCCAAATGCCAAACAAGAGGCATGCGAGAATGGGAGGCCGGAAAATGAGTGGGAGCGTCTTTAGCAGATTGCTTACGAGACTGGGGGCAGCTGGGCAGGATCTGTCGATTCCCGTTGATCTGAAGGACTACTGGGCTAAACATGGAACGAATCGCTACATAACCATCAAGTAA
- the LOC121786141 gene encoding INO80 complex subunit C, protein MEPEVMEAEMVLPTHMWFKKIQTYDKYPKGQARVRWKQLKQIIPAENYQNYPPEEPNYVNIETPPSMHPCRRICDITGYEAPYVDPRTKLRYANAQVFKVIRSLPNDYVQRYLALRNAAVVLR, encoded by the exons ATGGAGCCTGAAGTGATGGAAGCAGAAATGGTGTTGCCGACTCACATGTGGTTTAAGAAGATTCAGACTTACGATAAGTATCCGAAAGGGCAAGCCAGAGTCAGGTGGAAACAGCTCAAGCAGATTATTCCCGCTGAGAATTACCAGAATTATCCTCCCGAGGAACCTAATT ATGTTAACATTGAAACACCACCATCTATGCATCCATGTAGAAGAATCTGTGATATAACTGGATATGAG GCACCTTACGTTGATCCAAGAACCAAGCTTCGGTATGCCAATGCTCAAGTTTTCAAGGTGATTAGGTCTCTCCCAAACGACTACGTCCAACGGTACTTGGCTCTCAGAAATGCTGCAGTTGTCTTGAGGTAG
- the LOC121785936 gene encoding bZIP transcription factor 29-like — protein MTGENEEDNGETTQRLQSSFGTSSSSLHQTLPLNQLNIPQLHMPQFRGQIRQQQSPNSCGERENGGKRLGIPPSHPQIPPISPYSQIPFNRAGNQQNFSTSPGPSHGRSLSQPAFFAVDSLLPLVPSPYREAPSNSVSDRISVDVAMEEMEGGGGSHCMLPPSPFARGSVCRAGESLPPRKAHRRSSSDIPFGFSSILQSSPPLMPLRSPGALDRSGAQPVQTVKRESSWEKVEESGEGMGERKYEDDLFSAYMNLDNIDAFNSSETDDKLGNENRGDLDSRASGTKTNGGDSSDNEATSSVNESGSSAQKPRVSTLTDRREGIKRNAGEDIAPTTRHYRSISMDSFMGNMSFDESPKMPPSPGTNQLSPTNSLDANTNAFSLEFGNGEFSGVELKKIMTNEKLAEIASSDPKRAKRILANRQSAARSKERKMKYIVELEHKVQTLQTEATTLSAQLTMLHRDSTGLSSQNNELKFRLQSMEQQAQLRDALNEALTAEVQRLKFATTELSGNPSKFQQYPQMFQLRHQQATQTNMHQLQQQQQHQSQQVNGNNKNTTKDETKQ, from the exons ATGACGGGCGAAAACGAGGAAGATAATGGCGAGACTACGCAGAGACTCCAGTCATCTTTCGGAACTTCATCATCTTCGCTTCACCAAACTCTTCCACTGAATCAATTAAACATACCTCAGCTCCACATGCCTCAATTTCGCGGCCAGATTCGGCAGCAGCAGTCGCCTAATTCGTGCGGGGAAAGGGAAAACGGTGGGAAAAGGTTGGGCATTCCGCCGTCTCATCCGCAAATTCCTCCAATTTCGCCATATTCGCAGATCCCGTTCAATCGAGCTGGAAATCAGCAGAATTTTAGCACTAGTCCAGGGCCATCGCATGGTCGATCTTTGTCACAGCCGGCATTTTTTGCAGTTGATTCGCTTCTGCCGTTAGTTCCTTCCCCTTATCGAGAGGCACCTTCGAATTCTGTTTCCGACCGAATTTCGGTTGATGTAgctatggaggagatggagggTGGGGGTGGATCGCATTGTATGTTGCCGCCCTCGCCTTTCGCGAGGGGAAGTGTGTGCAGAGCTGGAGAGAGTCTCCCTCCTCGTAAGGCTCATAGAAGGTCCAGTAGCGATATCCCGTTTGGATTTTCGAGCATCTTACAGTCTTCGCCTCCGCTTATGCCTTTGAGGAGTCCTGGTGCTCTTGATAGGTCAGGAGCCCAGCCAGTGCAGACGGTTAAGAGAGAGTCGAGTTGGGAGAAAGTCGAGGAGAGTGGAGAAGGGATGGGGGAGAGAAAATATGAAGATGATTTGTTCTCTGCATATATGAATTTGGACAATATTGATGCCTTCAACTCATCTGAGACAGATGACAAGCTGGGGAATGAGAACCGGGGCGATTTGGACAGCAGAGCCAGTGGGACAAAGACAAATGGAGGCGATAGCAGTGATAACGAAGCGACTAGTAGCGTTAATGAAAGTGGGAGCAGTGCTCAGAAACCAAGAGTTTCTACATTGACCGATAGGAGGGAAGGGATTAAAAGAAATGCTGGGGAAGATATTGCTCCAACCACTCGACATTATAGAAGTATCTCTATGGATAGTTTTATGGGAAATATGAGTTTTGATGAGTCGCCCAAAATGCCTCCGTCTCCTGGAACAAACCAACTCTCACCCACCAATTCACTTGATGCCAATACGAATGCTTTCAGCTTGGAATTTGGGAATGGGGAATTTAGTGGTGTTGAACTTAAGAAGATAATGACAAACGAGAAACTTGCTGAGATAGCCTCAAGTGATCCCAAGCGTGCAAAAAG GATCTTAGCTAATCGCCAATCTGCTGCTCGGTCAAAAGAACGGAAGATGAAATATATTGTGGAGTTGGAACACAAGGTCCAAACATTACAGACTGAAGCTACTACGTTGTCTGCCCAACTTACTATGCTTCAC CGAGACTCTACTGGACTTAGTAGCCAAAACAATGAACTGAAGTTTAGGTTGCAGTCCATGGAACAACAGGCTCAACTGCGAGATG CACTGAATGAGGCATTGACGGCAGAGGTTCAACGTCTAAAGTTTGCAACTACTGAATTAAGTGGCAACCCCTCGAAGTTTCAGCAGTACCCTCAGATGTTTCAGTTACGGCACCAACAGGCCACACAAACGAACATGCATCAGTTGCAGCAACAACAGCAACATCAATCACAACAAGTGAATGGCAACAACAAGAACACCACTAAAGACGAGACAAAGCAATAA